The Rhododendron vialii isolate Sample 1 chromosome 6a, ASM3025357v1 genome includes a window with the following:
- the LOC131331571 gene encoding homeobox-leucine zipper protein ATHB-52: MSLFNYQSQKQHSSKHHKKRLTKDQVRLLEISFGSNKKLEPERKLQLARDLGIPPRQIAIWYQNKRARWKTQSLELDHSALQLRLEAATAEKKQLEKEVERLREELEKAHKVLVSLRQFSNPPPPMDVSSLSSCCDERGSSSLHDQDHVMSCSWVDNNNEALQLEDLYACLMGANCSTTCA, translated from the coding sequence ATGAGTCTCTTCAACTACCAGAGCCAAAAACAGCACTCATCCAAGCACCACAAGAAGAGGCTTACGAAAGACCAAGTGAGGCTCCTGGAAATAAGCTTCGGCTCGAACAAGAAGCTCGAGCCGGAGCGCAAGCTCCAGCTGGCTCGCGACCTCGGCATCCCTCCCCGACAAATCGCCATTTGGTACCAGAACAAGCGAGCCCGGTGGAAGACTCAGAGCCTCGAGCTCGACCACAGTGCCCTCCAGCTCCGTCTCGAAGCCGCAACGGCCGAGAAAAAACAGCTCGAGAAAGAGGTCGAGCGGCTTCGGGAGGAGCTGGAAAAGGCACACAAGGTTTTGGTTTCTTTAAGGCAATTTTCGAATCCTCCTCCTCCCATGgatgtttcttctctctctagctgTTGTGATGAGAGAGGGAGTTCTAGCTTGCATGATCAGGATCATGTCATGAGTTGTTCTTGGGTGGATAACAATAATGAGGCTTTGCAGCTTGAGGATCTCTATGCTTGTTTGATGGGTGCAAATTGTTCTACTACTTGTGCCTAA
- the LOC131331574 gene encoding uncharacterized protein LOC131331574, with protein MSGKDKTSVVGIWMGLMILCLVVGEVSAISCELKCFFKCFGLFDPYGCFIGCDCRHGGSVVSTAASRCAFTCAKEKCTKFAADSKKLGIFASNMNIKGCAQSCASGCHLT; from the exons ATGTCTGGAAAGGATAAAACATCTGTTGTTGGAATTTGGATGGGATTAATGATACTATGTCTAGTTGTGGGGGAGGTGAGCGCAATTTCATGTgaattaaaatgttttttcaaatgCTTTGGTCTTTTCGATCCATATGGATGCTTCATTGGATGTGACTGCCGACATGGTGGTAGTGTTGTTTCTACCGCAGCCAGTAGATGTGCTTTCACTTGTGCTAAAGAAAAGTGCACCAAATTTGCAGCCG ATTCGAAGAAACTTGGAATCTTTGCTTCGAATATGAATATTAAAGGTTGCGCCCAAAGCTGCGCCAGTGGTTGCCACCTCACATAA
- the LOC131331570 gene encoding E3 SUMO-protein ligase MMS21 isoform X1, producing the protein MASTSASRSGGAAGRIKSAATTLFSDNQSLLAEIRKVVTMMKDVGVDLERENESQMVKELEDGVLQLLAASEDCTHLSTAIQSVGNGYQPREEATDFTKLFDDEIAKSKANSSSVPQNHMLLRQFREAIWRVHHAGQPMPGEEQEDLVMTSTQSNILNVNCPLTGKPITELENPVRSLDCKHIYEQNAIMQYIRSKHAHSQCPVAGCPKILVAERVVCDPLLLVEIEEMSLLNKQSARPDVVEDFTATDDEESG; encoded by the exons ATGGCGTCGACCTCAGCTTCTCGCTCCGGTGGCGCCGCCGGAAGAATCAAATCCGCCGCCACGACGTTATTTTCCGATAATCAGTCACTCCTCGCT GAAATCCGGAAAGTTGTGACGATGATGAAGGATGTGGGTGtcgatttggagagagagaatgagtccCAGATG GTAAAAGAGCTTGAAGATGGTGTGCTTCAACTGTTGGCAGCTTCTGAGGATTGTACACATTTATCCACAGCAATTCAATCTGTTGGGAATGGTTATCAGCCAAGAGAAGAG GCAACGGATTTTACGAAGTTGTTTGATGATGAGATTGCAAAGTCCAAGGCTAATTCCTCTTCAGTTCCCCAAAATCATATGTTGTTACGCCAGTTTAGGGAAGCAATTTGG AGAGTTCATCATGCAGGACAGCCAATGCCAGGTGAAGAGCAGGAGGATCTCGTAATGACCAGTACACAAAGCAACATTCTGAACGTCAATTGTCCATTGACTGGAAAGCCTATCACTGAACTGGAAAATCCAGTTCGCAG CTTGGATTGCAAGCACATATATGAACAGAACGCCATTATGCAGTACATAAGGTCCAAGCATGCACACTCTCAATGTCCTGTAGCAG GTTGCCCAAAAATACTGGTGGCAGAAAGAGTGGTGTGTGACCCATTGTTACTTGTTGAAATTGAGGAAATGAGTTTATTGAACAAACAATCTGCTAGGCCTGATGTAGTTGAAGATTTCACTGCGACTGATGACGAAGAATCTGGTTGA
- the LOC131331562 gene encoding UDP-glycosyltransferase 79B6-like, translated as MAKPNDSKFHIAMFPWFAFGHMTPFLYLSNELAKRGHRISFLLPNKAQHQLKPTNHHPDLITFHPLDVPAVDGLPKGTETASDIPIFLTTHLATAMDLTRHQVESILINLKPDFVFYDTAHWIPELASTIGFKTVCYNAVCAASLATAVVPARRVFKDRQLTMEELAAPPPGYPSTTVVLRQHEARALSFISFEFGSGITFYDRVKTAMEKCDAISIRTCHEVEGELCNYIGTQFAKPVFLTGPVLPDRDKNPVEDRWERWLGQFEPESVVFCAFGSQWVLEKAQFQELVLGFESTGLPFLVAVKPPTGAATVEEALPEGFEERVRERGVVCGWVQQPQILGHKSVGCFVNHCGFGSMWEALMSESQIVLVPHLGDQILNTRLLGDELKVAVEVERDENGLFSKEKLCKAVKSVMDKDSEVGGLVRKNHEKWRETLASKGFMSGYIDGFIEKLHELKCQ; from the coding sequence ATGGCTAAGCCCAATGACTCAAAGTTCCACATAGCCATGTTCCCATGGTTTGCATTTGGCCACATGACTCCATTCCTCTACCTCTCCAATGAACTCGCCAAAAGAGGCCACAGGATCTCGTTTTTGCTCCCAAACAAGGCCCAACACCAATTAAAACCCACCAATCACCACCCCGATCTCATCACCTTCCACCCACTCGACGTCCCGGCCGTCGACGGCCTCCCGAAGGGCACCGAGACCGCCTCCGACATACCCATTTTCCTAACCACCCACCTCGCCACCGCCATGGACCTCACGCGCCACCAAGTCGAATCCATTTTGATTAACTTGAAACCCGATTTTGTTTTCTACGATACCGCTCATTGGATACCGGAATTAGCCTCGACAATCGGATTCAAAACCGTTTGCTACAATGCAGTTTGCGCGGCATCGCTTGCGACCGCAGTGGTCCCTGCCCGAAGAGTTTTCAAAGATCGGCAGCTCACGATGGAGGAACTGGCGGCGCCACCCCCCGGATACCCATCAACCACCGTGGTGCTCCGCCAACACGAGGCGCGTGCATTGTCGTTTATATCATTTGAATTCGGCAGCGGAATAACGTTTTATGATCGGGTCAAAACTGCAATGGAAAAATGCGATGCGATATCCATTCGCACGTGCCATGAAGTAGAGGGAGAATTGTGCAATTACATAGGGACCCAGTTTGCAAAACCCGTGTTTCTAACCGGACCAGTGTTGCCCGACCGGGATAAAAATCCTGTTGAGGACCGGTGGGAGAGGTGGCTGGGCCAGTTTGAACCTGAGTCGGTTGTGTTCTGTGCATTTGGGAGCCAGTGGGTTCTTGAAAAAGCCCAATTTCAAGAACTTGTCCTTGGGTTCGAGTCAACCGGCCTGCCCTTTCTGGTGGCTGTGAAACCGCCGACTGGGGCAGCGACGGTGGAGGAAGCGCTGCCGGAAGGGTTTGAAGaaagggttagagagagaggggtggttTGTGGATGGGTTCAACAGCCACAGATATTGGGCCATAAATCCGTTGGGTGTTTTGTGAATCATTGTGGGTTTGGGTCAATGTGGGAGGCATTGATGAGTGAGAGTCAGATAGTTCTTGTGCCACATTTGGGCGACCAAATTTTGAACACAAGATTATTGGGTGATGAATTGAAGGTTGCAGTGGAGgtggagagagatgaaaatGGGTTGTTTTCAAAGGAGAAATTGTGCAAGGCTGTTAAGTCTGTGATGGATAAAGACAGTGAGGTGGGTGGGTTGGTTAGGAAAAACCACGAAAAGTGGAGGGAAACCCTAGCGAGCAAAGGGTTCATGAGTGGTTATATAGATGGGTTCATAGAGAAGTTGCATGAGCTCAAGTGTCAATGA
- the LOC131331570 gene encoding E3 SUMO-protein ligase MMS21 isoform X2 encodes MASTSASRSGGAAGRIKSAATTLFSDNQSLLAEIRKVVTMMKDVGVDLERENESQMVKELEDGVLQLLAASEDCTHLSTAIQSVGNGYQPREERVHHAGQPMPGEEQEDLVMTSTQSNILNVNCPLTGKPITELENPVRSLDCKHIYEQNAIMQYIRSKHAHSQCPVAGCPKILVAERVVCDPLLLVEIEEMSLLNKQSARPDVVEDFTATDDEESG; translated from the exons ATGGCGTCGACCTCAGCTTCTCGCTCCGGTGGCGCCGCCGGAAGAATCAAATCCGCCGCCACGACGTTATTTTCCGATAATCAGTCACTCCTCGCT GAAATCCGGAAAGTTGTGACGATGATGAAGGATGTGGGTGtcgatttggagagagagaatgagtccCAGATG GTAAAAGAGCTTGAAGATGGTGTGCTTCAACTGTTGGCAGCTTCTGAGGATTGTACACATTTATCCACAGCAATTCAATCTGTTGGGAATGGTTATCAGCCAAGAGAAGAG AGAGTTCATCATGCAGGACAGCCAATGCCAGGTGAAGAGCAGGAGGATCTCGTAATGACCAGTACACAAAGCAACATTCTGAACGTCAATTGTCCATTGACTGGAAAGCCTATCACTGAACTGGAAAATCCAGTTCGCAG CTTGGATTGCAAGCACATATATGAACAGAACGCCATTATGCAGTACATAAGGTCCAAGCATGCACACTCTCAATGTCCTGTAGCAG GTTGCCCAAAAATACTGGTGGCAGAAAGAGTGGTGTGTGACCCATTGTTACTTGTTGAAATTGAGGAAATGAGTTTATTGAACAAACAATCTGCTAGGCCTGATGTAGTTGAAGATTTCACTGCGACTGATGACGAAGAATCTGGTTGA
- the LOC131331561 gene encoding uncharacterized protein LOC131331561 codes for MMDSSETRPHRTTTTTTSLFICFTSRPSSSSSMKIPSTSPGRARDTPASLSASLSRRLKSNGSLKGGHQSPMFPVAGGGKRRGFENPEPSSPKVTCIGQVRVKTKKQGKKIRTLSRRRTRNSNALNSGGNQPESGGVAIHHRNQRWVHLPLTICEALRKGFGAEFSCLFPCRPPSCLRSGKEGRERGRKGSCGVVLVSLNEEGREREVAEFFDNSGVRGSFRTPRLILGDQSPEVDGVEERREIRERISLRRHVDDEEEEVEMFEGEKCEGAGGRLSICAPPKNALLLMRSRSDPVRVSALAARFWEESTAADKCEEEGDDCDKDEEDDEAVGEGEVVKVGLGLTVGKKVEEPEKSGSIDQFFEGEEEGKAEPDVGMVVEEGEGDENTEEGKLEINEQMRLEADEQENPEFLEEIRELEAGEVNQEFVEENQEAVADPASVETEDALLIREGEQDDALVQERGESNFSSVLSLHLSSEVEEEEEEETEESTLNVEEENALEEMEAQDSPLKVEAEEEEEEEILTQERSESEQTQEEAAAIFSSEEREEHQEREERESKDVTQLLPDCLLLMRCEPKLSMEVSKETWVCTTDFIRWLPGRPQPKPSTDGGGEPKKKKRVGSTDSNPAPYQLPRSSCSLPAAQAGRVSTAARMEQQRAVNAAVACEPLVLTRCKSEPNRTAAAKLKPESCFWKNRRLEPHSRAVVGVGAAAGVGF; via the coding sequence ATGATGGATTCATCAGAGACCAGACCCCaccgcaccaccaccaccacaacctccCTCTTCATCTGCTTCACCTCTcgcccctcctcctcctcctcgatGAAGATCCCCTCCACCAGCCCAGGCCGCGCACGCGACACACCCGCCTCGCTCTCCGCTTCCCTTAGCCGCCGCCTCAAGTCCAACGGCAGCCTCAAAGGCGGCCACCAGTCCCCCATGTTCCCCGTCGCCGGAGGCGGAAAACGACGCGGTTTCGAAAACCCAGAGCCCTCTTCCCCTAAGGTCACCTGCATCGGGCAGGTCCGAGTCAAGACCAAGAAACAGGGCAAAAAGATCCGCACCCTCTCCAGGCGAAGAACAAGAAACAGTAATGCTTTAAATTCGGGAGGTAATCAGCCGGAGAGCGGCGGCGTGGCGATTCACCACAGGAACCAGAGGTGGGTCCACCTGCCGCTGACCATCTGCGAGGCGCTGAGGAAGGGGTTCGGGGCCGAATTCAGCTGCCTGTTTCCGTGCCGGCCGCCGTCGTGCTTGAGGTCGGGgaaggaggggagagagagggggaggaagGGGTCTTGCGGGGTCGTGCTCGTGTCGTTGAAcgaagaggggagagagagggaggtggCGGagttttttgataactcaggtgttcgggGCAGCTTTCGGACACCACGACTAATTCTGGGGGACCAATCCCCAGAGGTGGACGGGgttgaggagaggagagagattagAGAGAGGATTAGCTTGAGGAGGCATGTGGATGATGAAGAGGAAGAGGTTGAGATGTTTGAAGGTGAGAAATGTGAGGGAGCAGGGGGGAGACTGAGCATTTGTGCTCCTCCGAAGAATGCTTTGTTGTTGATGAGGAGTAGGTCTGATCCTGTTAGGGTTTCTGCTCTTGCTGCTCGGTTCTGGGAGGAATCCACTGCTGCTGATAAATGTGAAGAGGAAGGGGATGATTGTGATAAGGACGAGGAAGATGATGAAGCTGTAGGAGAAGGTGAAGTAGTGAAGGTTGGTTTAGGGTTGACAGTGGGTAAAAAGGTTGAAGAACCTGAGAAGTCGGGTTCGattgatcaattttttgaaggagaagaggaagggaAGGCTGAACCAGACGTGGGTATGGTGGTTGAAGAAGGCGAAGGTGATGAAAACACAGAGGAGGGAAAGTTGGAAATCAATGAGCAGATGCGGCTAGAAGCAGATGAACAAGAAAATCCAGAATTTTTAGAAGAAATCCGAGAATTAGAAGCAGGGGAAGTTAATCAAGAATTTGtagaagaaaatcaagaagctgTTGCAGATCCAGCGAGTGTTGAAACTGAAGATGCTCTCTTGATTAGAGAAGGAGAACAAGATGATGCACTAGtgcaagagagaggagagagtaaTTTTTCGTCAGTGCTTTCTCTTCATTTATCTTCAgaagttgaagaagaagaagaagaagaaacagaggAGTCGACATTGAAtgtagaagaagaaaatgcactTGAAGAGATGGAGGCCCAAGATTCTCCATTGAAAGTGGaagcagaagaggaagaagaagaagagatattGACCCAAGAGAGGTCCGAATCAGAACAAACCCAGGAAGAAGCAGCTGCTATCTTCTCatcagaggagagagaagaacaccaagaacgagaagagagagaaagcaaagaCGTTACACAATTGTTACCGGACTGCTTGCTGTTGATGAGGTGCGAGCCGAAGCTATCAATGGAGGTATCGAAGGAGACATGGGTGTGCACCACCGACTTCATCCGGTGGCTACCCGGGAGGCCGCAACCGAAGCCATCAACCGACGGCGGTGGCGagccgaagaagaagaagagggtcGGTAGTACTGACTCCAATCCGGCGCCGTACCAGCTGCCGAGGTCCTCGTGCTCGCTGCCGGCCGCTCAGGCAGGCCGAGTCTCGACGGCGGCGAGGATGGAGCAGCAGAGGGCGGTCAACGCCGCGGTGGCTTGCGAGCCGTTGGTGCTGACCCGGTGTAAGTCGGAGCCGAACAGGACGGCGGCGGCCAAGCTGAAGCCGGAGAGTTGTTTTTGGAAGAACAGGAGGCTTGAGCCGCACAGCCGAGCCGTGGTTGGTGTCGGCGCGGCGGCGGGGGTTGGGTTCTGA
- the LOC131331575 gene encoding uncharacterized protein LOC131331575, with the protein MFGKDKIFAVEIWMGLMILCLAAGEVHAKASCYFKCLFSCVSFLHPYHGCFETCMGKCEGDAGPGGSVVSTAAAKCAFTCVKEKCAKFAPDSKKAKVCAQSCANDCHLT; encoded by the exons ATGTTTGGAAAGGATAAAATATTTGCTGTTGAAATTTGGATGGGATTGATGATACTATGTCTAGCTGCCGGGGAGGTACATGCAAAAGCATCATGTTATTTCAAATGCCTTTTCTCATGCGTTTCTTTCCTCCACCCATATCATGGATGCTTCGAGACCTGTATGGGCAAATGCGAGGGTGACGCGGGACCTGGCGGTAGTGTTGTCTCTACCGCCGCCGCAAAATGTGCTTTCACTTGTGTGAAAGAAAAGTGCGCCAAATTTGCGCCCG ATTCGAAGAAAGCTAAAGTTTGTGCCCAAAGCTGCGCCAATGACTGCCACCTCACATAG